The genomic stretch TTATCGAAACAGTTCTGATGCGTCGGTTTTTCAGTGGCAGGTGACATACTGTGGTTATCTGTCATCAACCCAATTCGTTGAGCCAAAGAGAACCAATAAATTATTCAAACGCGTCGGTCATTCTCTATTGGTTTTTTGCGGAGATAGTTCATGAAGTTTGTAGATGAAGCCACTATTTTGGTTGTGGCGGGTGACGGTGGCAACGGCTGTGTCAGCTTCCGCCGTGAAAAATATATTCCAAACGGTGGGCCTGACGGTGGTGACGGCGGTGACGGCGGTGACGTCTACCTGCTGGCGGATGAAAACCTCAACACCCTGATTGACTATCGTTTTGAGAAAAGTTTCCGTGCAGAGCGTGGCCAGAACGGTCAGAGCCGTGATTGTACTGGTAAGCGCGGTAAAGACATCACCATCAAAGTGCCGGTTGGTACGCGTGTGTTGGATAAAAGCACGGGCGAAGTACTGGGCGATATGACCCGTAATCAGCAGAAATTGATGGTTGCGAAAGGCGGATGGCACGGGCTGGGTAACTCCCGCTTTAAATCTTCCGTCAACCGTGCGCCTCGCCAGAAAACCAATGGTACGCCGGGTGAAGAGCGTGAGTTGTTGCTGGAGTTGCTGTTGCTGGCGGATGTTGGCATGCTGGGGTTACCGAATGCAGGCAAGTCGACCTTTATCCGTGCGGTGTCAGCGGCCAAACCGAAGGTAGCCGATTATCCGTTTACAACGCTGGTGCCGAGTCTGGGCGTTGTGCGTATGGATAGCGAGAAAAGCTTTGTCGTGGCGGATATCCCTGGGCTTATCGAAGGGGCATCTGAAGGTGCCGGGCTCGGGATCCGTTTCCTGAAGCATCTGGAACGTTGTCGTGTGCTATTGCATCTGATCGATCTGGCGCCGATCGATGAATCCGATCCGATTGAAAATGCCAAAGTGATCGTCAATGAGTTGCAGCAATATAGTGCGTCTCTGGCAGAAAAACCGCGCTGGCTGGTATTTAACAAAGTCGACTTGCTGGAGAAAGGCGAGGCGGAAAGCCGTGCGAAGGCAATTGCTACAGCGCTGGGCTGGGAAGGCAAATATTATCTGATTTCAGCGGCTAACCGTGAAGGGGTGAATGCCCTGTGCTGGGATGTGATGAACTTCCTGGAGACTCAGCCGAAAGCCATGGCTGAAGTCGAAAGCAAGGCACCTGAAAAAGTCGATTTCATGTGGGATGACTATCACCGTGAGCAGTTGGAAGCGGCTCAGGCAGAAGCGGAAGAAGAGTGGGATGACGATTGGGATGAGGATGACGACGAAGGCGTCGAAATCGTTTATCAGCGTTAATACCGCGACGACCATCAGGTCGGTAGTCGAAAGATTTGCTTGTTAGTTGTACATGTTTCCCCTATCTGCATACCGCAGATAGGGGATTTTTTTGTCTGGTTAATTGTTTTGGTTGATGTCTTTGTAAAGACGACTTTCAAAACGGACCAGCGGAATACGTCGCTCTTTTTGATCTTCCGGTGGTACGGCATAGCCTGAAAGATACTGCACGAAAGCCATGCGCTGACCACTGGCGGTGGTAATAAATCCTGCCAGATTGTATACGCCCTGAAGAGAACCGGTTTTAGCTGAGACTTTGCCATCAAGTCCAGCTTCGTGTAGACCCGCCCGATAGCGTAACGTGCCGTCATAACCAGCCAGCGGCAGCATCTTGATGTAATTCAGTTCATTATCGTGTTGGGCGATGTATTGCAACACCTGCATCATGGTCGCAGGGGCGATCAGGTTGTGTCGCGAAAGTCCTGAGCCATCAACGATAATGGTGTTGCCAAGATCAACACCCGCTTTCTGACGCAGGATTTGACGCACGGCATCGGCTCCGGCACGCCAGGTCCCGGGTACTTTGAAGCGCTCATGCCCGATGGTGCGAAATACGGTATCGGCAATCATGTTGTCCGATTTCTTTAGCATGGTGGTCAGCAGTTCATGCAGCGGTTCTGATTCGGTTTGTGCCAGCACTGTACCGGGGGTACCCGGTAATGTCTGGCGCCGTAGGTTCCCATCGACACGAATATCGGCCTGCTCCAGTTCATCTTTTACGATAGCCCCGGCATAGCTGGCACCATCCTGAATCGCGAACGCCAAGGGTAAGGGTTCTGCCCGTTGTGTCAGGCAACCCGTGAGGGTGTATCGGTTGAGTTCGCCCGGCACGACATCCAGTTCGCAATACTGGGCATCAGGCGAGCCTTTTGGCAGTGTGCGTACTTCACTGAACATGTGCACCGGATAATAAGACGCCACTCGGATAAAGGCGTTGTCACCGGCTTTCGGCGCACTATAAAGTGAAATAGAGAAGCAGTTTTTATCGACAATGGCCGCGGCGGGCGGTGCACTGAAGCATTGGGTCAGATCGTTCCAGGGCCAGCCGGGGGCTTTATCGTGGCTGGCGAACACGGATGTGTCGATGAAGACGTCACCACTGATTTCCTTGATTCCCCGCTTTTTCAGTTCCTGTACCATATTGCGAATCTGCTGGCGCTTCAGTGTTGGGTCACCGCTAAAGCGCACTGTCAGATTGCCACGTAATACCCCGCCGGTGAGGGCACCGTTGCTTTCTATCGTTGTGACAAAGCGGTAATTAGGCCCCAACTGTAGCAATGCCGCCAGCGCCGTAATGACTTTCTGTGTACTGGCGGGTAACGCCATCTGTTGGCTGTGGTAATCGAGCGTTGGCGTCGTGGCACCGATTTTTTGCACCACCAGCGCCAGATTGGCCCCATCTGGCAGGTATTTGGTGTACTCATCCATGGCGGCAGCGTTGGCATGCAGGGCAACTGCACAGGTAAAACCGGTCAGAATCGATAAAAAACGCATAATCTCAATCAAGTACAGGGTAACGTGGTGGTCATACTACGGCGCATCAAGGGATAAAGTAAACGATGACCCTGGTGGAACTCTGGGGTAAAATGCGTATCAAAATGCAAAAACGCGTCTGGCCTGGAAGTGATGTTCCGGGCGAGGCAGTTTTTGTTTAAATTGTCAGGTGCACTGGCATGGAAACATTCCGTCGCAGGTGATTTTATCGCGTCAGGATGACGGTAACGTGAGCCGTACGGATTTTTTAGAGGTAGTGACGATATGAAACAATTTCCGATGACGTTGCGTGGTGCTGAAAAGTTACGCGAAGAGCTGGACTTCCTGAAGTCGGTGCGTCGGCCTGAAATTATCGCTGCGATCGCTGAGGCGCGTGAACATGGCGATTTGAAGGAAAACGCGGAATACCATGCGGCCCGTGAGCAGCAAGGGTTCTGTGAAGGCCGGATTCAGGAAATTGAGGCCAAGCTGTCTAATGCTCAGGTCATCGATGTCACCAAAATGGCGGCCAATGGTCGCGTGATCTTTGGTGCTACGGTGACGGTCATGAACCTGGATACGGAAGAAGAGCAAACTTACCGTATCGTGGGTGACGATGAGGCTGATTTCAAACAGAACCTGATTTCTGTGAATTCGCCGATTGCCCGTGGCCTGATTGGCAAAGAAGAAGATGATGTGGTGACGATCAGCACGCCGGGTGGCGTGGTGGAGTACGAAATTCTGAAGGTTGAATACCTCTGATAACGGTGAGCAAACAAGACGCCAGTCTGGATTGTAAAGAAAGGAAAAAGGCCGATATCGGCCTTTTTTCTCACCAGCGGGTCATGGAACCTTGCGGTGAAACAAGGTAACCTGAACCGAAAATGTTAACGAGGCAACACAATCTTGCGCTCTTTTGACGCACGATAGAGCACCAGAGTGTGGCCGATGACCTGAACGTTGCTGGCGCCGGTTTCACGCAGAATGGCATCGACAATCAACCCTTTGGTTTCACGATCTTCGGTAGCGATTTTCACCTTGATCAGTTCGTGATGCTCCAGAGCCTGTTCGATTTCAGCCAGTACACCTTCGGTGAGGCCGTTGTTGCCCAGCATGACGACTGGTTTTAACGGATGAGCCAGGCCTTTCAGGTGCTGTTTTTGTTTGTTACTCAGATTCATTGTCTTTTTTGCTTAGGTTAGGATTGAAAACGGACCATTCTACCGCCATCTCATGATTATCACCAATCCGGCTATACTGATTGGCTATCGTTGAGCGCTGTTGTCCGCTGCTGGCATCTTAATTAACACTAGTTAGAAAAATCATAGTTGGAAAATCGATGGCTAACAAAAAGCGTTCTGCAAGTTCCAGTCGCTGGTTGCAGGAACACTTTAGCGATAAATATGTACAGCAGGCGCAGAAAAAGGGGCTTCGCTCGCGCGCTTGGTTTAAACTTGATGAAATACAGCAAACGGACAAGCTGTTTAAACCCGGTATGACCGTGGTAGATCTGGGGGCGGCGCCAGGCGGATGGTCGCAGTATGTCGTCAGTCAGATCGGTGGAAAAGGGCGCATTATCGCGTGTGATCTTTTACCGATGGATCCTATTGTCGGAGTCGATTTCCTTCAAGGGGACTTTCGTGATGAATTAGTGCTCAAAACCCTGTTGGAACGGGTTGGGGACGAAAAGGTTCAGGTGGTGATGTCTGACATGGCCCCGAACATGAGCGGTACGCCGGCGGTAGATATTCCCCGGGCGATGTATCTGGTTGAACTTGCATTGGATATGTGCCGGGATATATTAGCACCAGGTGGTAGTTTCGTAGTGAAAGTATTTCAGGGCGTGGGCTTCGATGAGTACCTACGCGAGATTCGCTCCCTGTTTACGACGGTAAAGATTCGTAAGCCAGATGCCTCCCGAGCCAGGTCCCGTGAGGTGTACATTGTAGCGACAGGCCGTAAACTATAGTACCCTGACGCTATTCTTTAACACAGATGTAATATGAGGTTAATCCCTTGAGTGACATGGCGAAAAACCTGATTCTCTGGTTGGTCATCGCAGTTGTGCTGATGTCCGTATTCCAGAGCTTTGGGCCCAGCGAGTCGAATGGCCGTAGGGTGGATTATTCAACCTTTTTGACTGAAGTGAATCAGGATCAGGTCCGTGAAGCGCGCATCAATGGGCGCGAGATCAATGTTGTCAAAAAAGACAGCAGCCGTTACACCACGTACATCCCTGTCAACGATCCTAAACTGCTGGATAACCTTCTGACCAAAAACGTAAAAGTGGTTGGTGAGCCGCCGGAAGAACCGAGCCTGTTAGCGTCGATCTTCATCTCCTGGTTCCCCATGCTGTTGCTGATTGGCGTCTGGATTTTCTTTATGCGCCAGATGCAGGGCGGAGGTGGCAAAGGTGCCATGTCGTTCGGTAAAAGCAAGGCACGGATGCTGACTGAAGATCAGATTAAAACCACGTTCGCCGATGTGGCGGGCTGTGATGAAGCCAAAGAAGAAGTTGCCGAGCTGGTCGAATACCTGCGCGAACCAAGCCGTTTTCAAAAGCTGGGCGGTAAAATTCCGAAAGGCGTACTGATGGTTGGCCCGCCGGGGACCGGTAAAACCTTGCTGGCGAAAGCCATTGCGGGTGAAGCCAAGGTGCCATTTTTCACCATTTCGGGTTCCGACTTTGTGGAAATGTTCGTCGGTGTCGGTGCTTCGCGCGTAAGAGACATGTTTGAACAGGCCAAGAAAGCCGCGCCTTGTATCATCTTTATCGATGAGATCGACGCTGTGGGCCGTCAGCGTGGTGCAGGTTTGGGTGGTGGTCACGATGAACGTGAACAAACGCTGAACCAGATGCTGGTTGAAATGGATGGTTTCGAAGGTAACGAAGGTATTATCGTTATCGCCGCGACTAACCGTCCTGACGTACTGGACCCGGCGTTGTTGCGTCCCGGCCGTTTTGACCGTCAGGTTGTGGTCGGCTTGCCGGATGTGCGTGGCCGCGAACAGATTCTGAAGGTTCATATGCGTCGTGTGCCGCTGTCGCCAGACATCGATGCTTCCGTTATCGCTCGCGGTACGCCGGGTTTCTCCGGTGCCGATCTGGCCAACCTGGTCAATGAGGCAGCATTGTTTGCCGCTCGTGGCAACCGTCGTGTGGTGTCTATGGTGGAATTCGAAAAAGCCAAGGACAAAATCATGATGGGGGCGGAACGCCGCTCTATGGTCATGACCGAAGCGCAAAAAGAATCCACGGCGTATCACGAAGCTGGGCATGCCATTATCGGGCGTCTGGTGCCTGAGCATGATCCGGTACACAAAGTGACAATTATTCCGCGTGGCCGTGCGCTAGGGGTGACGTTCTTCCTGCCAGAAGGCGATGCTATCAGCGCCAGCCGTCAGAAACTGGAAAGTCAGATTTCTACACTGTACGGCGGTCGTCTGGCTGAAGAGATCATCTATGGGCCGGAACATGTTTCTACCGGTGCGTCCAACGATATTAAAGTGGCGACGTCTATTGCGCGTAACATGGTAACGCAGTGGGGCTTCTCTGAAAAACTGGGGCCATTGCTGTACGCGGAAGAGGAAGGCGAAGTGTTCCTCGGCCGTTCTGTTGCTAAAGCCAAGCACATGTCGGATGAAACCGCACGCATCATCGATCAGGAAGTGAAGGCGTTGATCGAACGTAACTATCAGCGTGCCCGTGAGTTGCTGATGGCTAATATGGACGTCCTGCACTCAATGAAAGACGCATTGATGAAGTATGAAACTATCGATGCGCCGCAAATTGACGATCTGATGTCTCGCAAGGATGTTCGCCCACCGGCTGGTTGGGAAGATCCGACACCGGGTAATAACTCTTCCTCGTCTGATAATGGCGGTACACCTAAAGCGCCGACAACGGCGGATGAACCCCATACTCCAACGTCGGGCAATACGATGTCTGGGCCGTTGAACGACAAGTAAGACAAATATGGTGTGACAGTCCTCATCTGGGCTGCCAATTCCCTCAAACCCCGGCTTGCCGGGGTTTTTTACTCCAGAAGGGCGCACTGACCAAACGCACTGAGATACAGAACATGAAATTGAACGCGCGCGGATTAACGCTAGATCTCTCCTGTCCCCAGGTTATGGGGATCCTGAATGTCACCCCTGATTCCTTTTCTGATGGCGGTAAGCACAATACTCTAAACGCTGCACTGATCCATGCTGAGCAGATGATCTCCGCGGGTGCGACTTTCATCGATGTTGGTGGTGAGTCTACCCGCCCTGGCGCTGATGAAGTCAGCACACAAGAGGAGTTGGATCGCGTTGTGCCAGTGGTGGAAGCGCTGGCCCAACGTTTTGAAACCTGGATTTCAGTCGATACGTCTAAACCGGAAGTGATCACTGCCAGTGCACAGGCGGGTGCCCATCTGATTAATGACATTCGGGCGCTCAGAGAGCCAGGGGCGCTGGAGGCTGCGGTAGCCACAGGTTTGCCTGTGTGCCTGATGCATATGCAAGGGTTACCAAAAACCATGCAACACACGCCGCATTATGATGATGTTGTGGGTGAGGTTATGGAATTTTTTGAGCATCATATTGCCCGCTGTACCGCTGCTGGCATGCCACGCGAACAGTTATTGCTGGATCCCGGGTTCGGGTTCGGCAAGAATTTGCAGCACAATTATCGACTGCTGGGACGTCTGGAAGACTTACACCAATTTGGCTTACCGCTATTAGTTGGCATGTCCAGAAAGACCATGATTGGGCAACTGCTGGGTGTCCCGCCGCTTGAGCGGGTTTACGGGAGTGTGGCGTGTGCGGTGATTGCCGCCATGAAAGGCGCCCATATTATCCGCGTCCATGATGTGAAAGCGACGGTGGATGCGATACGTGTAGTCGAAGCAACTCTATCAGCGAAGGAATAACAACAAATATGAGTAGCCGCAAATATTTTGGCACCGATGGTATTCGGGGCAAGGTGGGCGACCTGCCGATTACACCCGATTTCGTACTGAAATTGGGTTGGGCTGCCGGTAAGGTACTGGCACGTCACGGCTCCAGAAAGATCATTATCGGCAAGGATACCCGTATCTCGGGTTATATGTTGGAGTCTGCGCTCGAAGCTGGTTTGGCTGCCGCAGGGC from Dickeya zeae NCPPB 2538 encodes the following:
- the cgtA gene encoding Obg family GTPase CgtA, which encodes MKFVDEATILVVAGDGGNGCVSFRREKYIPNGGPDGGDGGDGGDVYLLADENLNTLIDYRFEKSFRAERGQNGQSRDCTGKRGKDITIKVPVGTRVLDKSTGEVLGDMTRNQQKLMVAKGGWHGLGNSRFKSSVNRAPRQKTNGTPGEERELLLELLLLADVGMLGLPNAGKSTFIRAVSAAKPKVADYPFTTLVPSLGVVRMDSEKSFVVADIPGLIEGASEGAGLGIRFLKHLERCRVLLHLIDLAPIDESDPIENAKVIVNELQQYSASLAEKPRWLVFNKVDLLEKGEAESRAKAIATALGWEGKYYLISAANREGVNALCWDVMNFLETQPKAMAEVESKAPEKVDFMWDDYHREQLEAAQAEAEEEWDDDWDEDDDEGVEIVYQR
- the dacB gene encoding serine-type D-Ala-D-Ala carboxypeptidase, whose product is MRFLSILTGFTCAVALHANAAAMDEYTKYLPDGANLALVVQKIGATTPTLDYHSQQMALPASTQKVITALAALLQLGPNYRFVTTIESNGALTGGVLRGNLTVRFSGDPTLKRQQIRNMVQELKKRGIKEISGDVFIDTSVFASHDKAPGWPWNDLTQCFSAPPAAAIVDKNCFSISLYSAPKAGDNAFIRVASYYPVHMFSEVRTLPKGSPDAQYCELDVVPGELNRYTLTGCLTQRAEPLPLAFAIQDGASYAGAIVKDELEQADIRVDGNLRRQTLPGTPGTVLAQTESEPLHELLTTMLKKSDNMIADTVFRTIGHERFKVPGTWRAGADAVRQILRQKAGVDLGNTIIVDGSGLSRHNLIAPATMMQVLQYIAQHDNELNYIKMLPLAGYDGTLRYRAGLHEAGLDGKVSAKTGSLQGVYNLAGFITTASGQRMAFVQYLSGYAVPPEDQKERRIPLVRFESRLYKDINQNN
- the greA gene encoding transcription elongation factor GreA; the encoded protein is MKQFPMTLRGAEKLREELDFLKSVRRPEIIAAIAEAREHGDLKENAEYHAAREQQGFCEGRIQEIEAKLSNAQVIDVTKMAANGRVIFGATVTVMNLDTEEEQTYRIVGDDEADFKQNLISVNSPIARGLIGKEEDDVVTISTPGGVVEYEILKVEYL
- the yhbY gene encoding ribosome assembly RNA-binding protein YhbY; the encoded protein is MNLSNKQKQHLKGLAHPLKPVVMLGNNGLTEGVLAEIEQALEHHELIKVKIATEDRETKGLIVDAILRETGASNVQVIGHTLVLYRASKERKIVLPR
- the rlmE gene encoding 23S rRNA (uridine(2552)-2'-O)-methyltransferase RlmE, with protein sequence MANKKRSASSSRWLQEHFSDKYVQQAQKKGLRSRAWFKLDEIQQTDKLFKPGMTVVDLGAAPGGWSQYVVSQIGGKGRIIACDLLPMDPIVGVDFLQGDFRDELVLKTLLERVGDEKVQVVMSDMAPNMSGTPAVDIPRAMYLVELALDMCRDILAPGGSFVVKVFQGVGFDEYLREIRSLFTTVKIRKPDASRARSREVYIVATGRKL
- the ftsH gene encoding ATP-dependent zinc metalloprotease FtsH translates to MSDMAKNLILWLVIAVVLMSVFQSFGPSESNGRRVDYSTFLTEVNQDQVREARINGREINVVKKDSSRYTTYIPVNDPKLLDNLLTKNVKVVGEPPEEPSLLASIFISWFPMLLLIGVWIFFMRQMQGGGGKGAMSFGKSKARMLTEDQIKTTFADVAGCDEAKEEVAELVEYLREPSRFQKLGGKIPKGVLMVGPPGTGKTLLAKAIAGEAKVPFFTISGSDFVEMFVGVGASRVRDMFEQAKKAAPCIIFIDEIDAVGRQRGAGLGGGHDEREQTLNQMLVEMDGFEGNEGIIVIAATNRPDVLDPALLRPGRFDRQVVVGLPDVRGREQILKVHMRRVPLSPDIDASVIARGTPGFSGADLANLVNEAALFAARGNRRVVSMVEFEKAKDKIMMGAERRSMVMTEAQKESTAYHEAGHAIIGRLVPEHDPVHKVTIIPRGRALGVTFFLPEGDAISASRQKLESQISTLYGGRLAEEIIYGPEHVSTGASNDIKVATSIARNMVTQWGFSEKLGPLLYAEEEGEVFLGRSVAKAKHMSDETARIIDQEVKALIERNYQRARELLMANMDVLHSMKDALMKYETIDAPQIDDLMSRKDVRPPAGWEDPTPGNNSSSSDNGGTPKAPTTADEPHTPTSGNTMSGPLNDK
- the folP gene encoding dihydropteroate synthase, which produces MKLNARGLTLDLSCPQVMGILNVTPDSFSDGGKHNTLNAALIHAEQMISAGATFIDVGGESTRPGADEVSTQEELDRVVPVVEALAQRFETWISVDTSKPEVITASAQAGAHLINDIRALREPGALEAAVATGLPVCLMHMQGLPKTMQHTPHYDDVVGEVMEFFEHHIARCTAAGMPREQLLLDPGFGFGKNLQHNYRLLGRLEDLHQFGLPLLVGMSRKTMIGQLLGVPPLERVYGSVACAVIAAMKGAHIIRVHDVKATVDAIRVVEATLSAKE